The DNA region GTGGGAGGCGGGGTGCGCAGCGCCAGACGCGCGATCTCGTTGCCGAGGTTGACGCCGATCGCCAGCGCGAGCGCCAGCGCCGCGGCCGTGGTGAGCCGGCTCAGCGCCTGGTCGGGGTGGTGCTGGGTGAGCGCCAGCAGCCCGAAGTACGTCGCGGAGCCGGGCAGCAGCGGCCCGATCGCCGCGGTCACGTAGGGCAGCACCGAGACGTAGCGGTAGCGCGCCATCAGCTGGCCGAAGAGGCCGACGAGGCCGGCCGCCGCAGCGGTGGAGGCGACCTGGTTGCCGCCGGCGTCCTGGTGGAGCACCCCGAAGACGCTCCACGCGATCCCGCCGTTGAGCGTCGCCAGCGGCAGCACCCCCCGCTCGCACTGGAGCAGCACCGCGAACGCCAGCGTGAGCACCATCGCTGCCAGCACCTGCACCCACGGATGGTCGTAGGCGCGCGGCGCCTGGTCGGGGTCGAGGTCCGCGCCGAGCGACACCCCCGCGTACAGCACGAGCGTGACGCCGACGACGATGCCGACCACCAGGTAGACCACCTCCAGCAGGCGCGCCGACGCGGTGATGTAGAAGCCGGTCAGGCCGTCCTGGACCGCGGCGACCAGCGCGCGGCCGGGCAGCAGCGCGAAGAGCCCGCCGGTGATCACCGCGGAGGACTGCACCCCGCTCGCGCCCGGTATCCAGTGCGCGTAGCGGTCCACCACCACGCCCGCCGCGGCGGCCGGCATCGCGGCGGCGGCGAACTGGTAGAACTCCGGCAGCCCGCGCCCGGCCAGCAGCCAGGCCAGCCGGTCGCCGAGCATCGCGGCCAGCGCCGCCGCCAGGAAGATGATCATGTTGCCGCCGACCAGGACGCTGGCCGCGCCGGCCAGCAGCCCGGCCGCGCCGGTGAGCACCCAGGTGTTGTACGGGTGCCGGTTGCGCCGGATGTCGGCGAGCCGCCGGTACGCGTCCTCCGGCGACACCTCGTGCGCGGTGATCCCGTCGACCAGGTGGAAGACGGCGGCGAGCCGGGTGTAGTCGGTGCCGCGGCGGCGGACCGTACGGCTCATGGTGACCGGCGGCTCGGTCAGCGCGGGCTGGTACGAGATGCCGAGCAGCGTGAAGGTGACGGTCGGCTCGACCCGCGCCAGCCCGTAGGCGTAGGCGACGCCGAACATCGCCGCCTCCACGTCCTCCGCCCCCTCGCCGCCGGCCAGCAGCAGCTCGCCGATGCGCAGCGTCAGGTCGAGCACGCGCGGCACCGAGACTCCGCCGGCGGGCGCGACGCCTCCGGCGGCCGGGCCGGCACCGGCCGCTCGGTGGCCGGCAGCCGGATCATCGCCCGCATCCGGTCCTGCCACAGCGCGCCCTCGGGCGGCAGCACCGGAATGCCCTCCGGCGGTGTGAACGCCGAGCGGAAACCGTTCTGCCCGTACGGGTCGCCGGCGGCGGGCGGGCCGCCGGGGACGGACTGGCCGCCGGACCCGGGTGGGCCGCCGGCGCGGCGCCGGGCGTGCCGCCGCCGGGCCGGGCGCCGCCCTCCGCCGGGGAGCGGCCGGCGCCGGGCCCTTCGGGGGGCGGCGCCGTGCCGCGGTCGTGCTCGCCGCTCAAGGCGTCAGCGCTTCTGCGCCCGGTGCCGGCCGCCGCGCGGGGCGGCGACGACCTCGGGCTCGGCGGGGGCGGGCGCGGCGCCGGCCGCGGTCGGCCCGGCGCCGGGCGCCGCGGCCGCCGGGGCCTTGCCGCGCGAGCGCAGGTACTCGATGCCGATGGGCACCAGCGAGACCAGCACCACGAGCACGAGCATGGCCTCGATGTTGTCGCGGACCACCGAGATCTGTCCGAGCCAGTAGCCGAGGAGGGTGACGCCGGCGCCCCACAGGGTGCCGCCGATCACGTTGAAGGTGGCGAAGGTGCGGTAGTTCATCCGGCTGACGCCGGCCACGATCGGGGTGAAGGTCCGCACGATCGGCACGAAGCAGGCCATCACGATCGCCTTGGGCCCGTGGTGCTCGAAGAAGCCGTGCGCCTTCTCGATGTTCTCCATCTTGAACAGCCGCGAGTCCGGCCGCCGGAACAGCGAGGGGCCGACCTTGCGGCCGAACCAGTAGCCGGTCTGCTCGCCCAGCACCGCGGCGCAGGCGATCAGCGCCGCGACCAGCGCGAGCGGCTGGTGCAGCGTCCCGGACGCCACCAGCAGCCCGGTGGTGAACAGCAGCGAGTCGCCCGGCAGGAAGAAGCCGATCAGCAGCCCGGACTCGGCGAACACGATCAGCAGCACGCCCCACAGGCCGTACGTGTTGATCAGGTGATCGGGGTCGAGCCAGCTGGGGCCCAGAGCGATGGTGGTGGTCACCGTCCAAAAGTATCAATCCAGTGTTGATACAAGCGTTCCGCAACCTACGGGTGGTGCACTACGGTCTGCGCAGCGTCACCGCGCACCGTGGCAAGCCCGGCAAGTCACACAGGTTTCACAAAGACCGTTCCGACACGCAAGTCCCCCCACGTGCCCCGACATCGCGTTCGATATATCTGGCGGCTCCGCTTATGACTCGCGCCATCACCTTGCACGAAGTATCCAAGTACTACCCGAAACAGCCGTCCCCGGCCGTGGACCGTTTCTCGCTCGACATCGCGCCCGGTGAGTTCCTGGTGCTGCTGGGCCCCTCGGGCTGCGGGAAGTCCACCGTGCTGCGGATGATCGCCGGCCTGGAGGACATCACCACCGGCGAGCTGCTGCTGGACGGCGAGTACTCCAACGACCTCGCCCCGGGCGACCGCAAGATGGCGATGGTCTTCCAGAACTTCGCCCTCTACCCGAGCATGACCAGCCGGGAGAACATCGGCTTCCCGCTGCGGTTCGAGATGCCCGGCGAGGAGCACGGCCCGCGGGTCGACGAGACCGCCCGCATCCTCGGCATCGAGGAGATCCTCGACCGCTATCCGGGGCAGCTGTCCGGCGGCGAGCGGCAGCGCGTGGCGATGGGCCGGGCGATCTCCCGGCACCCCTCGGTCTTCCTGATGGACGAGCCGCTGTCCAACCTCGACGCCAAGCTCCGCGCCCACCTGCGCGCCGAGATCGCCCGGCTCACCCACGGCATGGGCGTCACCACCGTGTACGTGACGCACGACCAGGCCGAGGCGATGTCGCTCGGCGACCGGGTGGCGATCATGCGCAGCGGCGTGCTGCAGCAGATCAGCACCCCGCGCGAGGCGTACCACCTGCCCGAGAACGTCTTCGTCGCCGCCTTCGTCGGCACCCCGCGGATCAACCTGCTGCAGGCCACCGTGATCGCTCCACTCAGCGGAGGGATGTGGATCGATTTCGGTCGCCAGCGCCTGGGTCTGCCGGAGCCGCTCAGCTACGACCACCAGATGCTGCGCATCCAGCAGGGCCGGCCGATCATCGTCGGGCTGCGCTCGGAGGCGGTGCGGATCGCCCAGCCGAGCGCGGCGCACGCGGGCGAGGTGGTGATCAGCGGGATCGTGGAGCACGTGGAGTACCAGGGCCACGAGTCGCTGGTGCACCTGAACACCGGATCGCGCCCGGCGATCGTGCCGGAGCTGGAGGCGCCGCGCCCGGCCGGTCCCGGCGCGCGCTCCGGCAGCCGGCGCGCGGGCGGCACGGTGGGCCTCGGCAAGCTCGCGCAGAAGGCCGCGCGGCGGCTCCAGGCGTCGGTGCTGGACCGGGACGGGTCCGGCTCGGGCAGCCACGCCGCGGGCTCCGGCTCCCGCGCCGACGGGGGCGGCCCCGAGCGCTCCGGCGGCCCCGGCGGCGAGCGCTCCGGCGGCTCCGAGCGGTCCGAGGGCGTGCCGGCCAAGCCCGGGTACGCGCCCGGCGGCACGCCGGTGTCGGTGATGGACCGCCCGGCCGCCCCGCCGGAGACGCAGACCGGCGACCTGGTGGTGCGCACCGGCCCGGACATCCGGGTGCGGCGCGGCGACCGCGTGCCGCTGCTGGTGGACCTGGCGCACCTGTACGTCTTCGACCACGAGGGCCGGCGGATCTGCCCGGCCCCGGCGCAGCAGCCGCGCCTGGAGTAGCCGCGCGAGGGGGCAGCCCCACGAGGGGGCGGCCCCGCGAGGAGAGCAGCCCCACGAGGGAGCGGCCCCGCGAGGAGAGCAGCCGCGCGGATGGCGTCGTCGCGGGTGCGGGCGGGGCCCGCGCCTGGCGTAGTCGCGGGTGCGGGCCGGCCGAAGCGGGGAAGGCTGCCGTCATGGGCATCGACGCGCGTGGCGGCGGCCGGACACGCCGGGCAGGCCGTGGCGTCGGGCGAGGAGAGACGTCATGGCGTTGCACAAGGGCTCCGGCGAGGAGCCGGAGGTCGCGGTCAACCCGTTCTTCGGAGCCGCCGATCCGGTGGGCGGCATGGAGACCGCGCCGCCCAAGCACCGGCTGGCGCGGCGCCCGATGCTGCCCTCGGCCGCGTACCAGCTGGTGCACGACGAGCTGATGCTCGACGGCAACGCGCGGCTGAACCTGGCGACGTTCGTCACCACGTGGATGGAACCGCAGGCCGCGGTGCTGATGAACGAGTGCGCCGACAAGAACATGATCGACAAGGACGAGTACCCGCGCACCGCGGAGCTGGAGCGGCGCTGCGTGTCGATCCTGGCCGACCTGTGGAACGCGCCGGACCCGTCCGCGGCCGTCGGCTGCTCGACCACCGGCTCGTCCGAGGCGTGCATGCTGGCCGGCATGGCGCTCAAGCGCCGCTGGTCCCGGCGCACCCCCGGCTATCCGGCGACCGCCCGGCCGAATCTGGTGATGGGCGCGAACGTGCAGGTGTGCTGGGAGAAGTTCTGCACGTTCTGGGAGGTCGAGCCGCGGCTCGCGCCGATGACCGGGGACCGGCTGCACCTGGACGCCGAGGCGGCGCTCGCGCTGTGCGACGAGAACACCATCGGTGTGGTCGCGGTGCTCGGCTCGACCTTCGACGGGTCCTACGAGCCGGTCGCGGAGATCTGCGCGGCGCTGGACGACTACGAGTCGCGTACCGGCGTGCACATCCCGGTGCACGTGGACGGCGCGTCCGGCGGCATGATCGCGCCCTTCCTCGACCCGGACCTGGTGTGGGACTTCCGGCTGCCGCGGGTGGCCTCGATCAACACCTCGGGCCACAAGTACGGCCTGGTCTACCCCGGGGTGGGCTGGGCGCTGTGGCGGGACGCCGAGGCGCTGCCCGAGGAGCTGGTCTTCCGGGTCAACTACCTGGGCGGCGACATGCCGACCTTCGCGCTGAACTTCTCCCGGCCGGGCGCGCAGGTGGTCGCGCAGTACTACACCTTCGTGCGGCTGGGGTTCGACGGCTACCGCGAGGTGCAGCAGGCCGCGCGCGACGTGGCCGGGTCGCTGGCCGGGCGCTTCGCCGGGTACGACGACTTCCGGCTGGTCACCCGCGGCGACCAGTTGCCGGTGTTCGCCGTCACCACCGCGCCGGACGTGGGGAGCTTCGACGTCTTCGACGTGTCCCGGCGGCTGCGCGAGCACGGCTGGCTGGTGCCCGCCTACACCTACCCGGCCGACCGGAAGGACCTCGCGGTGCTGCGCGTGGTGTGCCGCAACGGCTTCTCCTCCGACCTCGCCGACCTGCTGATGGACGACCTGGACCGGCTGCTGCCGGAACTGCGCCGCCAGCCGCACCCGCTGAACCGGCCGGAGAGCGTCAAGACCGCCTTCCACCACTGATGATCGGAGTCCACGTCATGGCCGAGCACACCTACCGCGTCACCGAGATCGTCGGCACCTCGCACGAGGGCGTCGACGCAGCCGTGCGCAACGGCATCCGCCGCGCCTCGCAGACCCTGCGGGGCCTGGACTGGTTCGAGATCACCCAGGTCCGCGGGCACATCGTGGACGGCGAGGTCGAGCACTACCAGGTCGGCCTGAAGGTCGGCTTCCGCCTGGAGGAGACGGAGTAGTCGCGGTAGCGGGACCGGACTGTGGGCCGTACGGGGGCGTTTCCCCGTACGGCCGCTCCCCGTACGGCCCAATCCGAGTGGCCAAATCGGACAATCCGTCAAAACTTCTGTCGTTAAGGCGGATCACGCCGGAAACGTTCCAGGGAGTCCAGGGAGAGCCCGACATGAGCCATGAGCAGCAGTCCCCCACCGCCTCAAGCTCCCCGAGATCGGCGCACCCCCGCCCGCCGGAACACGACAGCCGCGGCGCCTGGGCGGCCGGCGGCACCGTCTTCGCCGGCATGCTGCTGCTGATCGCCGGCGTGATGGCGATCCTCGAAGGCATCGTGGGCATCGCCAAGGACTCGGTGTACGTGGTCACCCGCGGCGACTACACCTACAAGTTCGACGTGTCGGCCTGGGGCTGGATCCACCTGGTCCTCGGCGTGATCGCGGTCCTGGTCGGCTACGGGGTGCTCACCGGCGCCGCGTGGGCGCGGCTGGCCGGTATGGCGATCGCCGGACTGAGCATGATCGCGAACTTCATGTTCCTGCCGTACCAGCCGGTCTGGTCGGTGATCATGATCGCGATCGACGTGTTCGTGATCTGGGCGCTGGCCGCCTACCCGCACTACGCGCGCGCCGCGCGCTCCGGGGGTGCCGGGCTGTGATCGTCACCGCCCCGGACGAGGGCACCCTCACACCGAGCCTGGAACACCTGCGCCGCTGCTCGATGGCGGTCGACATGGGCGCCGCGCGGACCCGCGTGTACCTGCGCAACGGCGGTCTGGTCGTGGACGAGCCGAGCGTCGCGGCGGTCGACGGGCGGACCGGCGCGCTGATCGCGGTCGGCGCGCGGGCCGAGATGATGGCCGGGCGCACCCCGGACCACATCCGGGTGGTCCGGCCGATCTCCAGCGGCGCGGTGGTCGACGTGGCGATGGCCCAGCGGATGCTGCGGCACGTACTGGGCGACAAGCTGGGCCGCCGCTGGCTGCGGATGTCCGTGGTCCGCGGCATGCCGGTGATGCGGGCCGCGGTGTGCCTGCCGCACGGCGCCGAGCCGATCGCCCGGCGCGCGGCGGTCGAGACGATGTACGGGCTCGGGGCGCGCCGGGTGGAGCTGGTGGACACGCTGATCGCGGCGGCGGTGGGCTGCGGGCTGCCGGTGGAGCAGCCCGAGGCGACGATGATCGTGGTGTGCGGGGCCGGCACCACGCACGTCGCGGTGCTCTCGCTCGGCTCGATCGTCGCGGCGCAGACCGTGCCGGTGGGGGGCGACGCGATCGACCGCGCGGTGGTGGAGCACCTGCGCAGCCGGCACGAGCTGCTGCTGCCGAGCCAGTCGGTGCGGCCGCTGCACCAGGTGCTCGGCGGCCCGCTGAACGGCGGGACGGCGTCCACGGAGGTGCACGGGCGCGATGTGATCAGCGGGCTGGCGCGGACCGTGCGGGTGGAGACGGAGGACGTCCGGCAGGCGATGCGGACGCCGCTGACCGGGGTGCTCGACGCGATCACCGGGGTGCTGCGGCGCTGCCCGCCGGACCTGGTCGCGGACCTGGCCGACCGGGGCATCATGCTGGCCGGCGGCAGCGCGCGGATGCCGGGCCTGGACCCGATGCTCCGCCAGGCGACGGGCATGCCGGTGCACATCGCGCCCAACCCGGACACGGTCGCGGTCCGCGGTCTGGGTTCCATGATCGAGGCCCGCGTCCGCCCCACCCCGCACGACCCCCTCGCTCCCTGAGAAACGCCGGGCGCTGAGCCGCTGGGCGCTGAGCCGAAAGCGGGAGTGCGTCGCCATGACGCCGGACGCTGGGCCGCTCGGCCCCTGTACGCCGATTCGGCGCTGGACGCTGACCTCAGATCAGGGGCGCGGGGAGCTGAGGACTCGATGGCGGCGGCAAGGCCGGCGGCGGTCGACGCCGGGCAGGTCTGTCCACCGGTGGCTCCGCAGAGTTGGCCGGTAGTTCCGCCCCCACGCGGAGCGGAATCGGCCACTCCCGCACCTACAGTAACCGAGCTGCACCCAACGAACCCCCCGCGCCCTGATGGGCAGCGGGGGCTTTCGTCGTTTAAACAGCCTCGCGGCGAGGCTACCGAAGGTAGGTCTGCTGCCACTCCACCGAAGTCATCTTTAGTGCTGCGTTGGCGAGTTGGTGGGCGGAAGCCGTCTTCAGCGCGGCCAGGCTGGTGTCAATCCAGTTCTGAACGTTGCTGTGCCCCTGCTCCCGGTACTCGACCGCCTGAAGGAGACATTCGAGCTTGTCGGCGTCGTGCGCCACGATCACTTCGAGGCTGTCGCCGGTCTCGTACTCCTCTACGACGCGGTTGATCCCGGCGGCTACGGCCGGGTGAGCCGCTGACACCTGGTCCGCAGTGACGGTCTGGTTCGAGGAGGCCGTGAGGTAGCGGCGGCCGATGTGCGGAATATCGCCGATACGAGTCTCTTGTGTGTCGTGGAAGGTGCACATCAGGGCAACCTTCGCCGGGTCCGCCCCCTCCATCAGCGCCAGCACCGA from Actinacidiphila sp. DG2A-62 includes:
- a CDS encoding ATP-binding cassette domain-containing protein; its protein translation is MTRAITLHEVSKYYPKQPSPAVDRFSLDIAPGEFLVLLGPSGCGKSTVLRMIAGLEDITTGELLLDGEYSNDLAPGDRKMAMVFQNFALYPSMTSRENIGFPLRFEMPGEEHGPRVDETARILGIEEILDRYPGQLSGGERQRVAMGRAISRHPSVFLMDEPLSNLDAKLRAHLRAEIARLTHGMGVTTVYVTHDQAEAMSLGDRVAIMRSGVLQQISTPREAYHLPENVFVAAFVGTPRINLLQATVIAPLSGGMWIDFGRQRLGLPEPLSYDHQMLRIQQGRPIIVGLRSEAVRIAQPSAAHAGEVVISGIVEHVEYQGHESLVHLNTGSRPAIVPELEAPRPAGPGARSGSRRAGGTVGLGKLAQKAARRLQASVLDRDGSGSGSHAAGSGSRADGGGPERSGGPGGERSGGSERSEGVPAKPGYAPGGTPVSVMDRPAAPPETQTGDLVVRTGPDIRVRRGDRVPLLVDLAHLYVFDHEGRRICPAPAQQPRLE
- a CDS encoding dodecin, with the translated sequence MAEHTYRVTEIVGTSHEGVDAAVRNGIRRASQTLRGLDWFEITQVRGHIVDGEVEHYQVGLKVGFRLEETE
- a CDS encoding DUF7144 family membrane protein; amino-acid sequence: MSHEQQSPTASSSPRSAHPRPPEHDSRGAWAAGGTVFAGMLLLIAGVMAILEGIVGIAKDSVYVVTRGDYTYKFDVSAWGWIHLVLGVIAVLVGYGVLTGAAWARLAGMAIAGLSMIANFMFLPYQPVWSVIMIAIDVFVIWALAAYPHYARAARSGGAGL
- a CDS encoding HD domain-containing protein, whose amino-acid sequence is MLKRAKRSGWWIAGVKDPETIAEHSFRTAVVGSVLALMEGADPAKVALMCTFHDTQETRIGDIPHIGRRYLTASSNQTVTADQVSAAHPAVAAGINRVVEEYETGDSLEVIVAHDADKLECLLQAVEYREQGHSNVQNWIDTSLAALKTASAHQLANAALKMTSVEWQQTYLR
- a CDS encoding glutamate decarboxylase, coding for MALHKGSGEEPEVAVNPFFGAADPVGGMETAPPKHRLARRPMLPSAAYQLVHDELMLDGNARLNLATFVTTWMEPQAAVLMNECADKNMIDKDEYPRTAELERRCVSILADLWNAPDPSAAVGCSTTGSSEACMLAGMALKRRWSRRTPGYPATARPNLVMGANVQVCWEKFCTFWEVEPRLAPMTGDRLHLDAEAALALCDENTIGVVAVLGSTFDGSYEPVAEICAALDDYESRTGVHIPVHVDGASGGMIAPFLDPDLVWDFRLPRVASINTSGHKYGLVYPGVGWALWRDAEALPEELVFRVNYLGGDMPTFALNFSRPGAQVVAQYYTFVRLGFDGYREVQQAARDVAGSLAGRFAGYDDFRLVTRGDQLPVFAVTTAPDVGSFDVFDVSRRLREHGWLVPAYTYPADRKDLAVLRVVCRNGFSSDLADLLMDDLDRLLPELRRQPHPLNRPESVKTAFHH
- a CDS encoding rod shape-determining protein, with the translated sequence MAVDMGAARTRVYLRNGGLVVDEPSVAAVDGRTGALIAVGARAEMMAGRTPDHIRVVRPISSGAVVDVAMAQRMLRHVLGDKLGRRWLRMSVVRGMPVMRAAVCLPHGAEPIARRAAVETMYGLGARRVELVDTLIAAAVGCGLPVEQPEATMIVVCGAGTTHVAVLSLGSIVAAQTVPVGGDAIDRAVVEHLRSRHELLLPSQSVRPLHQVLGGPLNGGTASTEVHGRDVISGLARTVRVETEDVRQAMRTPLTGVLDAITGVLRRCPPDLVADLADRGIMLAGGSARMPGLDPMLRQATGMPVHIAPNPDTVAVRGLGSMIEARVRPTPHDPLAP
- a CDS encoding DedA family protein, yielding MTTTIALGPSWLDPDHLINTYGLWGVLLIVFAESGLLIGFFLPGDSLLFTTGLLVASGTLHQPLALVAALIACAAVLGEQTGYWFGRKVGPSLFRRPDSRLFKMENIEKAHGFFEHHGPKAIVMACFVPIVRTFTPIVAGVSRMNYRTFATFNVIGGTLWGAGVTLLGYWLGQISVVRDNIEAMLVLVVLVSLVPIGIEYLRSRGKAPAAAAPGAGPTAAGAAPAPAEPEVVAAPRGGRHRAQKR